The following are encoded in a window of Amycolatopsis lexingtonensis genomic DNA:
- a CDS encoding PspC domain-containing protein: MSAPVTRRLSRPRHGRMLGGVCAGLAQRWGMKPGTVRLLAVLSCLLPGPQFVAYLILWAVIPSE; this comes from the coding sequence ATGAGCGCACCGGTCACCCGCCGCCTGTCCCGCCCCCGCCACGGCCGCATGCTCGGCGGCGTCTGCGCGGGCCTCGCGCAGCGGTGGGGCATGAAGCCCGGCACGGTCCGGCTGCTGGCCGTGCTTTCCTGCCTGCTGCCCGGGCCGCAGTTCGTGGCGTACCTGATCCTGTGGGCGGTCATCCCGTCCGAGTGA
- a CDS encoding TetR/AcrR family transcriptional regulator has product MARDAGPAAPARPLRRDAELNRRRILASARVVFGQRGLEATLDDIAHHAGLGVGTVYRRFPSKEHLVEAMFAERMEEIGDLAEKALKAEDAWQAFVDFTWKSIELHSGDRGLREIMLSNKFGHEHVAEEKARLVPLITQLVERAQRAGGLRPDFSPTDTPLVHMMIGSVIEFTSAVEPDLWRRCLAMLLDGLRAEPGKPSKLPRPPLGVDEVDEAMTCWRP; this is encoded by the coding sequence ATGGCACGGGACGCTGGTCCCGCCGCACCGGCGCGGCCGCTGCGGCGTGACGCTGAACTCAACCGCCGTCGCATCCTGGCGTCGGCCCGCGTGGTGTTCGGCCAGCGCGGGCTCGAGGCCACGCTGGACGACATCGCGCACCACGCCGGCCTCGGCGTCGGCACGGTCTACCGCCGGTTCCCCAGCAAGGAACACCTGGTCGAGGCCATGTTCGCCGAGCGCATGGAGGAAATCGGCGACCTCGCCGAGAAAGCGCTGAAGGCCGAAGACGCGTGGCAGGCGTTCGTGGACTTCACCTGGAAGTCGATCGAGCTTCACTCGGGCGACCGCGGGCTGCGCGAGATCATGCTGTCCAACAAGTTCGGCCACGAGCACGTCGCCGAGGAAAAAGCCCGCCTGGTGCCGTTGATCACACAGCTCGTCGAACGGGCCCAGCGGGCGGGCGGCCTGCGCCCCGACTTCTCCCCGACGGACACCCCGCTGGTGCACATGATGATCGGCTCGGTGATCGAGTTCACGTCCGCGGTGGAACCGGACCTGTGGCGCCGCTGCCTCGCGATGCTGCTCGACGGGCTGCGCGCGGAGCCCGGCAAGCCGTCGAAGCTGCCCCGCCCGCCGCTCGGGGTGGACGAGGTCGACGAGGCCATGACCTGCTGGCGCCCCTGA